In one Streptomyces sp. NBC_01241 genomic region, the following are encoded:
- a CDS encoding Scr1 family TA system antitoxin-like transcriptional regulator, producing MTTASPSSAAQAARTALARRLTGLRKDAGLKSFEVADRCGWHKSKASRIENCRTLPSDADIRAWCRACDADEHTADLIAESRTANEMYQEWRRLHRSGIKAFQESAVPLYQRTSLFRVYCSNVVPGLLQTHPYATALLSTISTFQGTPNDAADAATARLDRSRVIYEGNHRFVLLAEEAVLRYRIGDPEVMAGQLGKLLELMSLPSVAFGIIPQTAQRAIWPACSPQRRRRLTAYRRVPAGLGVLPSPAAPAR from the coding sequence ATGACGACCGCCTCCCCGTCCTCGGCCGCGCAAGCCGCCCGCACGGCCCTCGCCCGGCGCCTGACGGGGCTGCGCAAGGACGCCGGTCTCAAGTCGTTCGAGGTGGCGGACCGGTGTGGCTGGCACAAGTCCAAGGCATCCCGCATCGAGAACTGCCGCACCCTGCCCTCGGACGCCGATATCCGTGCGTGGTGCCGCGCCTGCGACGCCGACGAACACACCGCGGACCTGATCGCCGAATCCCGCACAGCCAACGAGATGTACCAGGAGTGGAGACGCCTGCACCGAAGCGGCATCAAGGCGTTCCAGGAATCAGCCGTCCCGCTCTACCAGCGCACCAGCCTCTTCCGCGTCTACTGCTCCAACGTCGTCCCCGGCCTGCTCCAGACCCACCCCTACGCCACCGCGCTGCTCTCGACCATCAGCACCTTCCAGGGCACCCCCAACGACGCCGCAGACGCCGCCACCGCCCGCCTGGACCGCTCCCGGGTCATCTACGAGGGCAACCACCGCTTCGTGCTCCTGGCGGAAGAAGCCGTCCTGCGCTACCGGATCGGCGACCCCGAGGTGATGGCCGGCCAGCTCGGCAAGCTCCTGGAGCTGATGTCTCTGCCCTCAGTCGCCTTCGGGATCATCCCGCAAACCGCCCAGCGCGCCATCTGGCCCGCATGCTCGCCTCAGAGGCGCCGTCGCCTCACTGCGTATCGCCGGGTTCCGGCGGGATTGGGCGTCCTTCCGAGTCCGGCAGCTCCGGCGCGGTGA
- a CDS encoding DUF6879 family protein, whose product MPQKPPAPSFEDLLDSAQQHALHLELRDVYAVGEEREVYDAFLRDGSVPADNSAFWSGWLPLVERTIARGVKVLRARVVSEPVTDYIRFEHAITDANLRAGEEIRWLGRRRASTLALPGNDFWLIDDQVVRWNVFSGDGQALEPDHTEDPSAIKLCTEAFRSVWELAVPHADYRI is encoded by the coding sequence ATGCCGCAGAAGCCGCCGGCACCCAGCTTTGAGGACCTGCTCGACTCCGCCCAGCAGCACGCCCTGCACCTGGAACTGCGGGACGTCTACGCCGTGGGGGAGGAACGGGAGGTCTACGACGCGTTCCTGAGAGACGGGAGCGTGCCCGCGGACAACTCTGCGTTCTGGAGTGGATGGCTGCCGCTGGTGGAGCGGACCATCGCCCGCGGGGTGAAGGTCCTGCGGGCCCGGGTCGTGTCCGAGCCCGTCACCGACTACATCCGATTCGAGCACGCCATCACCGACGCCAACCTCCGTGCAGGCGAGGAGATCCGCTGGCTCGGCCGCCGCCGCGCCTCCACGCTCGCACTGCCCGGCAACGACTTCTGGCTCATCGACGACCAGGTCGTGCGCTGGAACGTCTTCTCCGGTGACGGCCAGGCCCTCGAACCCGACCACACCGAAGACCCCAGCGCGATCAAGCTGTGCACCGAGGCGTTCCGGTCGGTGTGGGAACTGGCCGTCCCGCACGCCGATTACCGCATCTGA
- a CDS encoding AlbA family DNA-binding domain-containing protein — translation MSSIYLSSDNPRWIPKTEVDLQAAVDGGLFEESHHLDLKKAPNSKGDNKELARDLSSFAVDGGTLIIGVQENKESRTFELAPQPLNGLPEKIEQVARTIPDPPLTILTEEISSAANDGTGYLVVHIPASPVAPHMVDNRYFGRGDKTKYQMGDAEVVTLHARRRNAEADTLTLLRKEMDEDPLRDVGAQSHLFLVAQPTAGRRDLCLPITGAQDWNMQLHTLIRRVQENQSLRAALANQGFSPDLSDAHQGHRRARGVALSSSSLQSDRTYVADGSWGDEKVIEVQLFEDGGLRLFMTRLSDGLQRHASENEEEQVLFDSGAVILTRHMLELMRLVSDDVGYHGNWAVAVGANRLRGRRRYSGQSHWPSNHRYSADNYEESTGATLAELHHAPGTVTHRLIGPLLRSLDSEELFAKALTDEE, via the coding sequence GTGTCATCGATCTACCTCTCCTCCGACAACCCCCGGTGGATACCGAAGACCGAGGTTGACCTCCAGGCCGCCGTCGACGGCGGCCTGTTCGAGGAAAGCCACCACCTGGACCTGAAGAAAGCCCCGAACAGCAAGGGCGACAACAAGGAACTGGCGCGCGACCTGTCCTCGTTCGCCGTCGACGGCGGCACCCTGATCATCGGTGTGCAGGAGAACAAGGAGAGCCGCACCTTCGAACTCGCCCCCCAGCCCCTGAACGGACTGCCGGAAAAGATCGAGCAGGTGGCCCGGACCATCCCCGACCCGCCCCTGACCATCCTCACCGAGGAGATCAGCTCGGCGGCCAACGACGGGACCGGCTACCTCGTCGTTCACATCCCGGCCAGCCCCGTCGCACCGCACATGGTCGACAACCGCTACTTCGGCCGCGGCGACAAGACGAAGTACCAGATGGGCGATGCCGAGGTCGTCACACTGCACGCACGCCGGCGCAACGCCGAAGCCGACACCCTCACCCTGCTGCGCAAGGAGATGGACGAAGACCCACTGCGCGACGTCGGAGCCCAGTCCCACCTCTTCCTGGTCGCCCAGCCCACAGCCGGACGACGGGACCTGTGCCTGCCCATCACTGGTGCCCAAGACTGGAACATGCAGCTGCACACCCTGATCCGTCGTGTCCAGGAGAACCAGAGCCTGCGGGCAGCGCTCGCGAACCAGGGCTTCAGCCCCGACTTGAGCGATGCCCACCAAGGGCACAGGCGCGCCAGGGGAGTGGCTCTCAGCTCCTCGAGTCTCCAGTCCGACCGCACGTACGTCGCAGACGGCAGCTGGGGCGACGAGAAAGTGATCGAAGTCCAGCTCTTCGAGGATGGCGGCCTGCGCCTCTTCATGACCCGCCTCTCCGACGGCCTCCAGCGCCATGCGTCGGAGAACGAAGAGGAGCAGGTCCTCTTCGACTCCGGCGCCGTCATCCTCACTCGGCACATGCTGGAGCTGATGCGCCTGGTCTCCGACGACGTGGGCTACCACGGGAACTGGGCCGTTGCGGTCGGGGCCAACCGGCTCCGCGGCCGCCGCAGGTACTCCGGACAGTCACACTGGCCCAGCAACCACAGGTACAGCGCCGACAACTACGAGGAGAGCACCGGCGCCACCCTGGCCGAACTGCATCACGCACCGGGCACGGTGACCCACAGGCTCATCGGCCCCCTGCTCCGCTCGCTCGACTCCGAAGAGCTGTTCGCTAAGGCTCTGACCGACGAAGAATGA
- a CDS encoding IS3 family transposase (programmed frameshift), with protein sequence MGTYKYSAEFRADAVALYRSSPGRPVASVAADLGVNHETLRQWIKAAEKTEHPGTGAASEKDAEIARLRKQVRELEQEREILRRAAKYFAGRDQLVSRFQFVEDHHRAFGVKRLCQVLEVSRSGFYRWREAAPARVERERADRMLTERIKEIHTESDGTYGSPRITAELRDATCPVNHKRVERLMREHGIVGVHLRKKIRTTVPEPEAAPVPDLLQRDFTATAPNTKYVGDITYLPVGDGQFLYLATVLDLHSKRLAGWSIADHMRTELVTDALRAAAATRGGDLAGAVFHTDNGAQYCSKDFAKVCRELGVTRSRGAVGTSADNAAAEAFNASLKRETLQGAKRWPGARAARLAVFRWINRYNTWRRHSALDHMTPIAYEQRSVTLATAA encoded by the exons TTGGGGACCTACAAGTACTCGGCTGAGTTCCGAGCCGACGCCGTCGCGCTGTACCGCTCCAGCCCGGGGCGGCCGGTCGCGTCGGTGGCCGCTGACCTGGGCGTGAACCACGAGACGCTGCGCCAGTGGATCAAGGCCGCCGAGAAGACCGAGCATCCCGGGACCGGGGCGGCATCGGAGAAGGACGCCGAGATCGCCAGGCTGCGCAAGCAGGTCCGCGAGCTCGAGCAGGAACGTGAGATCCTGCGCCGGGCGGCCAAGTATTTCGCGG GGCGAGACCAACTGGTGAGCCGCTTCCAGTTCGTCGAGGACCACCACCGCGCCTTCGGCGTGAAGCGGCTGTGCCAGGTCCTGGAGGTCTCCCGCTCCGGGTTCTACCGCTGGCGCGAGGCAGCTCCGGCCCGGGTGGAGCGTGAGCGCGCCGACCGGATGCTCACGGAGCGGATCAAGGAGATCCACACCGAGTCGGACGGCACCTACGGCAGCCCGAGGATCACCGCCGAGCTGCGGGACGCCACCTGCCCGGTCAACCACAAGCGCGTCGAGCGCCTGATGCGCGAGCACGGCATCGTCGGAGTCCACCTGCGCAAGAAGATCCGCACCACCGTCCCCGAGCCGGAGGCGGCCCCGGTGCCCGACCTGCTCCAGCGGGACTTCACTGCCACGGCGCCGAACACGAAGTACGTCGGCGACATAACCTACCTCCCAGTCGGTGACGGCCAATTCCTCTATCTGGCAACGGTGCTGGATCTGCACTCCAAGCGGCTTGCGGGCTGGTCGATCGCCGACCACATGCGGACCGAGCTGGTCACCGACGCGCTGCGGGCCGCCGCCGCAACCAGAGGTGGAGACCTGGCCGGCGCGGTGTTCCACACGGACAACGGCGCCCAGTACTGCTCGAAGGACTTCGCGAAGGTCTGCCGCGAGCTCGGCGTGACCCGATCGCGCGGGGCCGTCGGCACCTCGGCGGACAACGCCGCCGCCGAGGCGTTCAACGCGAGCCTGAAGCGGGAGACGCTCCAGGGCGCGAAGCGCTGGCCGGGAGCCCGCGCGGCCCGGCTCGCGGTGTTCCGGTGGATCAACCGCTACAACACCTGGAGGCGGCACTCCGCCCTCGACCACATGACCCCGATCGCCTACGAGCAGAGATCAGTTACCCTGGCCACGGCCGCATAG
- a CDS encoding IS630 family transposase, whose amino-acid sequence MSHRGPRAVEVVLSEEERAELSRWVGGGAGSRPAERARIVLSCADGASSSQVAADLGVNVATVRKWRSRFVDLRMAGLVDEPRPGRRKSELVLSKTERAQLTRWAKRAKTAQFLALRAKIVLRCAEGRTNKQVATELGVAQATVNRWRSRFVTGRLDGLMDERRPGRPPSILLDQVEDVVVATLESTPGRDTHWSRASMAKRTGLSKSTIGRIWKRFDLKPHLQDSFKLSTDPQFVDKVVDVVGLYHNPPEKAVVLCVDEKSQIQALDRSQPVLPMMPGMPERRTHDYLRHGITSLFAAFNIADGTVIGELHRRHRAIEFKKFLVTIDKAVRSELDVHLVCDNYATHNTPEIKGRFPLSVDTLDTGSVKIRRSGVPVGDLQVLG is encoded by the coding sequence ATGTCGCATCGGGGTCCGCGTGCTGTCGAGGTCGTACTGTCCGAGGAGGAGCGCGCTGAGTTGTCGCGTTGGGTGGGTGGTGGGGCGGGATCTCGTCCGGCTGAGCGCGCGCGGATCGTCCTGTCTTGCGCGGATGGCGCGTCAAGTTCCCAGGTGGCGGCTGACTTGGGCGTGAACGTGGCGACGGTACGCAAGTGGCGCTCCCGGTTCGTGGACCTACGGATGGCGGGCTTGGTCGACGAGCCGCGGCCGGGCCGGCGCAAGTCGGAGCTGGTACTCAGCAAGACCGAGCGCGCGCAGTTGACCCGCTGGGCGAAGCGGGCGAAGACTGCGCAGTTCCTGGCGCTGCGCGCGAAGATTGTGCTGCGGTGTGCGGAGGGCAGGACGAACAAGCAGGTCGCCACCGAACTCGGGGTGGCGCAGGCGACGGTCAACCGCTGGCGGTCGAGGTTCGTCACCGGTCGCCTGGACGGGCTGATGGACGAACGGCGTCCGGGACGGCCCCCGTCGATCCTGCTCGACCAGGTCGAGGACGTCGTCGTGGCGACCTTGGAGTCGACGCCGGGCAGGGACACACACTGGTCGCGCGCCTCGATGGCCAAACGCACCGGACTGTCGAAATCCACCATCGGGCGGATCTGGAAGAGGTTCGACCTCAAGCCGCACCTGCAGGACTCCTTCAAACTCTCCACCGATCCGCAGTTCGTCGACAAGGTCGTCGATGTCGTCGGCCTGTACCACAACCCGCCCGAAAAGGCGGTGGTGCTCTGCGTGGACGAGAAGAGCCAGATACAAGCTCTGGACCGCTCCCAGCCGGTGCTGCCGATGATGCCGGGCATGCCCGAGCGTCGCACCCACGACTACCTGCGGCACGGCATCACCAGCCTGTTCGCCGCCTTCAACATCGCCGACGGCACCGTCATCGGTGAACTCCACCGCCGCCACCGGGCGATCGAGTTCAAGAAGTTCCTGGTCACGATAGACAAGGCCGTCCGCAGCGAGCTCGACGTGCACCTGGTGTGCGACAACTACGCGACCCACAACACTCCAGAGATCAAGGGGCGTTTCCCCTTAAGCGTGGACACCCTGGACACTGGATCCGTGAAGATCCGGAGATCAGGAGTTCCCGTTGGGGACCTACAAGTACTCGGCTGA
- a CDS encoding carbohydrate ABC transporter permease, whose protein sequence is MSTQPTPRDRGSDPGRAAPPARRRGTSAARLSTTVLLFAIAGYFLLPIWWLIVSATKSNGDLFGSNGFWFGSHFHLADNLTKVFRHSDGVFGRWLLNSLLYCGAGALVATLFAAMAGYALAKYPFKGREGVFAVILGAVLIPPPLLALPLYLLASSTGLVNTYWSVLIPSAVTPFGVYLARVYAEASVPDELTDAARVDGAGELRIFFTIALRLMSPALVTICLFQFVGIWNNFFLPLMMLADDSRWPLTLGLYFWNSQLRDQPWYDIVVTGSLVSVVPLCIAFLALQRFWRSGLSAGSLKS, encoded by the coding sequence ATGAGCACGCAGCCCACACCCCGAGACCGCGGGTCCGACCCCGGGCGGGCGGCGCCGCCCGCCCGCCGTCGCGGCACCTCGGCCGCCCGACTGAGCACCACCGTGCTGCTGTTCGCGATCGCGGGCTACTTCCTGCTGCCGATCTGGTGGCTGATCGTCTCGGCGACGAAATCCAACGGCGACCTGTTCGGCAGCAACGGCTTCTGGTTCGGCTCGCACTTCCACCTCGCCGACAACCTCACGAAGGTCTTCCGGCACAGCGACGGCGTCTTCGGCCGCTGGCTCCTCAACAGCCTTCTGTACTGCGGGGCCGGGGCCCTGGTGGCGACCCTGTTCGCCGCGATGGCCGGATACGCCCTGGCCAAATATCCCTTCAAAGGCCGGGAGGGTGTCTTCGCCGTGATCCTCGGCGCGGTGCTCATCCCCCCGCCGCTGCTCGCCCTCCCGCTGTATCTGCTCGCCTCGTCGACCGGCCTCGTCAACACGTACTGGTCGGTGCTGATCCCGAGCGCCGTCACCCCCTTCGGGGTCTACCTCGCCCGCGTCTACGCCGAAGCCTCCGTGCCCGACGAACTCACCGACGCCGCCCGGGTCGACGGCGCGGGAGAACTCCGGATCTTCTTCACCATCGCCCTGCGGCTGATGTCGCCCGCGCTGGTCACCATCTGCCTGTTCCAGTTCGTGGGGATCTGGAACAACTTCTTCCTGCCACTGATGATGCTCGCCGACGACTCACGCTGGCCGCTCACCCTGGGGCTCTACTTCTGGAACAGCCAGCTTCGGGACCAGCCCTGGTACGACATCGTCGTCACGGGCTCCCTGGTGTCGGTGGTCCCCCTCTGTATCGCCTTCCTCGCCCTCCAGAGGTTCTGGCGCTCGGGGCTGTCCGCCGGAAGCCTCAAGAGCTGA
- a CDS encoding carbohydrate ABC transporter permease → MTRDVDSSTVPVADRPARSGGHGRDRFAGVPGRERRPSRGRSGSRLAARRNRSAAVLLAPFGVLFLAVFVIPIGYAVHQSLFRVERSGLGFGAPRTVFAGLDNYTRVLTDSTFLKGVGRVLVFGLVQVPVMLGLALLLALLLDSQVARFKRFFRVAYFLPFAIPGVIAAVLWAFLYMPGISPLNDVGRSIGVDVDFLSHNVILFSIGNIVTWSWTGYNMLIIYTSLQSVPKELYEAAELDGCSGFRIAWHIKVPLVRPALTLTGVFSIIGTLQLFGEPMVLRPMTATISSNYTPVMLSYQAAFGLNDYNFAAAVAVVLALATFALSYGFLRLSTQGSR, encoded by the coding sequence ATGACCCGCGATGTGGACTCCTCGACAGTGCCGGTCGCGGACCGGCCGGCGCGGTCGGGCGGTCACGGACGGGACCGGTTCGCCGGTGTCCCGGGCCGGGAGCGGCGGCCGTCGCGCGGCCGCTCCGGCAGCAGGCTCGCCGCCCGGCGCAACCGCTCCGCCGCCGTGCTGCTCGCCCCGTTCGGCGTCCTGTTCCTGGCCGTGTTCGTCATCCCGATCGGGTACGCCGTCCATCAGAGCCTGTTCCGGGTGGAGCGCTCCGGGCTCGGCTTCGGGGCGCCGCGCACCGTCTTCGCCGGCCTGGACAACTACACGCGGGTGCTCACCGACAGCACGTTTCTGAAGGGCGTGGGCAGGGTCCTGGTCTTCGGCCTCGTCCAGGTGCCGGTGATGCTGGGTCTCGCCCTGCTCCTCGCCCTGCTCCTCGACTCGCAAGTGGCACGGTTCAAGCGCTTCTTCCGCGTGGCGTACTTCCTGCCGTTCGCGATCCCCGGTGTGATCGCGGCGGTGCTGTGGGCCTTCCTCTACATGCCCGGCATCAGTCCGTTGAACGACGTCGGCAGGAGCATCGGCGTAGACGTCGACTTCCTCTCCCACAACGTGATCCTCTTCTCGATCGGCAACATCGTCACCTGGTCCTGGACCGGCTACAACATGCTGATCATCTACACCTCGCTGCAGTCGGTCCCCAAGGAGCTGTACGAGGCCGCCGAGCTGGACGGATGCTCCGGATTCCGGATCGCCTGGCACATCAAGGTGCCGCTGGTGCGCCCGGCCCTCACCCTGACCGGCGTCTTCTCCATCATCGGCACGCTGCAGCTGTTCGGCGAACCGATGGTGCTGCGCCCCATGACCGCCACGATCAGCAGCAACTACACCCCGGTGATGCTCTCCTACCAGGCTGCCTTCGGCCTCAACGACTACAACTTCGCCGCGGCTGTCGCGGTGGTCCTGGCCCTGGCCACATTCGCCCTGTCCTACGGCTTCCTGCGCCTGAGCACACAAGGATCGCGATGA
- a CDS encoding ABC transporter substrate-binding protein, translating into MLAKLAARSRRRVVLGSLSAAALVLTAAACGGSGDDKAAGGTVHLEFWGWAPGYDKSAELFNATHKNIKVTFKKLPSGGQGGYDKMLSAVKAGNAPCLAQIGFESIPTFLLEGALEDVSQEAGAAKDKFVPWTWNQVTVAGRTYGIPVDTGPMAMYYRKDVFTKYGISVPTTWDEYAKAAEKLHKVDPEAHIVNLRAITLSGLAWQKGAKWFGTEGDAWHIGVNDDQSLQLANYWQQLVDKKLVATDQGYSPAWWSGLQSGKVATAIGAVWLNPLIAQNAPKAKGKFAVAPMPQWTAGEKKFGNDGGGSTALLKGCQHKDEAVEFATWMSTDPDSLKNLITKTGIYPAATAGLELPEVNKGVDYYGGQNIYKVFGEAAQHTDTNWHWGPTQSQFGVDLDEATANAYAGSGTLFDALNNVQKKTLAAIKSKGVKVR; encoded by the coding sequence ATGCTTGCTAAGTTGGCCGCGCGCTCCAGAAGGCGGGTCGTACTCGGGAGTTTGTCCGCGGCCGCCCTGGTCCTGACAGCGGCGGCGTGCGGAGGGAGCGGCGACGACAAGGCCGCCGGCGGCACCGTCCACCTGGAGTTCTGGGGCTGGGCCCCTGGCTACGACAAGTCGGCCGAGCTGTTCAACGCCACCCACAAGAACATCAAGGTCACCTTCAAGAAGCTGCCGTCCGGTGGCCAGGGCGGCTACGACAAGATGCTCTCGGCGGTGAAGGCGGGCAACGCCCCCTGTCTGGCGCAGATCGGCTTCGAGTCCATACCCACGTTCCTGCTCGAGGGCGCCCTGGAGGACGTCTCCCAGGAGGCCGGTGCCGCGAAGGACAAGTTCGTTCCGTGGACGTGGAACCAGGTCACCGTCGCGGGCAGGACCTACGGCATCCCGGTCGACACGGGCCCGATGGCCATGTACTACCGCAAGGACGTCTTCACGAAGTACGGCATCTCGGTGCCGACGACCTGGGACGAGTACGCCAAGGCGGCCGAGAAGCTGCACAAGGTCGACCCCGAGGCCCACATCGTGAACCTGCGGGCGATCACCCTGTCCGGCCTGGCCTGGCAGAAGGGCGCCAAGTGGTTCGGCACCGAGGGCGACGCGTGGCACATCGGCGTCAACGACGACCAGTCCCTTCAACTCGCCAACTACTGGCAGCAGTTGGTAGACAAGAAGCTGGTGGCCACGGACCAGGGCTACAGCCCCGCGTGGTGGAGCGGCCTGCAGTCCGGCAAGGTGGCCACGGCGATCGGCGCGGTCTGGCTGAACCCGCTGATCGCCCAGAATGCCCCCAAGGCCAAAGGCAAGTTCGCCGTCGCCCCGATGCCGCAGTGGACCGCCGGGGAGAAAAAGTTCGGCAACGACGGCGGCGGCAGCACGGCCCTGCTCAAGGGCTGTCAGCACAAGGACGAAGCAGTCGAGTTCGCCACCTGGATGAGCACCGACCCCGACAGCCTCAAGAATCTGATCACGAAGACCGGCATCTACCCGGCCGCCACCGCCGGACTTGAGCTGCCCGAAGTGAACAAGGGCGTGGACTACTACGGCGGCCAGAACATCTACAAGGTGTTCGGCGAAGCCGCCCAGCACACGGACACGAACTGGCACTGGGGTCCCACGCAGTCGCAGTTCGGTGTCGATCTGGACGAGGCGACCGCCAACGCCTACGCCGGTTCCGGCACGCTGTTCGACGCGCTCAACAACGTACAGAAGAAGACGCTCGCGGCGATCAAGTCGAAGGGCGTGAAGGTCAGATGA
- a CDS encoding class I mannose-6-phosphate isomerase, with protein sequence MSEVRGYEAEPCYSISAEVGAGYREAVAGLAPGLVLAVDGPAAVDWEAVAAGICEALAARAVATKQTDLREHFAPWPDVLALTASAVLEDDPDFAPLSRAGLADFFTGLPEPGAADDTVTVVFGPGAALVPHDRLWYADLPKRYAEAQITGGTGRNLGQPAGTGAGTTRRLFYIDWPVLDRHRDTLVSGVDLWLDTQDAQAPSWLEGAALRTALADLARRPFRTRPTFNTTSWGGHWAQAQLGFNQEGANTALGYELIAPESGILVGTPDGPRVEVPLQALVASHPEAILGDDVHARFGTSFPIRFDYLDTVGGGNLSVHCHPQSDYMRRVFGWPYTQHETYYMMLGGPGRQVFLGLRQDADLAAFRHEADRAFHDGVPFDIEQYVQTFPADPHQIFLIPGGTPHGSGEGNVVLEISATPYLYSLRLYDWLRKDSEGRQRPVHVGHAFENLDPDRSGEAVARDLVPTPRTLRSGDGWHEDVIGRLPEMFFEVRRIALAPDTVADDDTDHRFHVLNVVEGDGILLETSGGHRHVLAYAETLTVPAAVGAYRVWALGGGPVRYVKALVR encoded by the coding sequence ATGTCGGAAGTTCGCGGCTATGAAGCCGAACCGTGTTACAGCATCTCCGCAGAGGTGGGCGCCGGGTACCGGGAGGCGGTCGCCGGACTCGCCCCGGGTCTTGTCCTCGCCGTCGACGGCCCGGCGGCCGTGGACTGGGAGGCGGTTGCCGCCGGGATCTGTGAGGCGCTGGCCGCCCGTGCCGTCGCGACCAAACAGACCGACCTGCGCGAGCACTTCGCGCCCTGGCCGGACGTCCTTGCCCTGACCGCCTCCGCGGTACTGGAGGACGACCCGGACTTCGCCCCGCTGTCCCGGGCCGGGCTCGCCGACTTCTTCACCGGGCTGCCGGAGCCCGGGGCCGCCGACGACACCGTAACGGTCGTCTTCGGACCGGGCGCGGCCCTGGTGCCGCACGACCGGCTCTGGTACGCGGACCTGCCCAAGCGGTACGCCGAGGCCCAGATCACCGGCGGGACCGGCCGCAACCTGGGGCAGCCCGCCGGTACCGGGGCGGGCACGACCCGTCGGCTCTTCTACATCGACTGGCCCGTCCTCGACCGGCACCGCGACACCCTCGTGTCCGGCGTCGACCTGTGGCTGGACACCCAGGACGCGCAGGCCCCGTCCTGGCTGGAGGGCGCCGCCCTGCGCACTGCCCTCGCAGATCTGGCCAGGCGGCCCTTCCGTACCCGCCCCACCTTCAACACCACTTCCTGGGGCGGACATTGGGCCCAGGCGCAGCTCGGCTTCAACCAGGAGGGGGCCAACACCGCGCTGGGCTACGAGCTCATCGCTCCCGAGAGCGGGATTCTGGTGGGTACGCCGGACGGTCCGCGGGTCGAGGTGCCCCTGCAGGCACTGGTCGCCTCGCACCCCGAGGCGATCCTCGGCGACGACGTACACGCGAGGTTCGGCACCTCGTTCCCGATCCGCTTCGACTACCTCGACACCGTCGGCGGTGGCAACCTCTCCGTCCACTGCCACCCGCAGTCGGACTACATGCGCCGCGTATTCGGATGGCCGTACACCCAGCACGAGACCTACTACATGATGCTCGGCGGGCCCGGCCGGCAGGTGTTCCTGGGGCTGCGCCAGGACGCCGACCTCGCGGCCTTCCGACACGAGGCGGACCGGGCGTTCCACGACGGCGTGCCGTTCGACATCGAACAGTACGTCCAGACCTTCCCGGCCGATCCGCACCAGATCTTCCTCATCCCGGGCGGCACCCCGCACGGCAGCGGCGAGGGCAATGTCGTACTCGAGATCAGCGCGACGCCGTACCTGTACAGCCTTCGCCTCTACGACTGGCTGCGCAAGGACAGCGAAGGCAGGCAGCGGCCGGTCCACGTCGGCCACGCGTTCGAAAACCTGGACCCGGACCGGTCGGGGGAAGCCGTGGCCAGGGACCTGGTCCCCACGCCGCGCACCCTGCGCTCGGGCGACGGCTGGCACGAGGACGTCATCGGCCGCCTCCCGGAGATGTTCTTCGAGGTCCGGCGGATCGCACTGGCGCCGGACACCGTTGCGGACGACGACACGGACCACCGCTTCCACGTCCTCAACGTCGTGGAGGGCGACGGAATCCTCCTGGAGACCAGTGGCGGCCACCGCCATGTGCTGGCGTACGCCGAGACACTGACCGTGCCCGCCGCGGTCGGCGCCTACCGGGTGTGGGCCCTCGGCGGGGGACCGGTGCGCTATGTGAAGGCGCTGGTGCGGTGA